CGACGGCTCCTGGAGCCCGGCGCCCGGCGAGCCAGGTCAGGTGGTGGAGCCCGGCCACGGCTTCGAGTGGTATGCGCTCTTGCAGCGCTTCGCGGACCTCGGAGGCACGGGCTCGGCCCGGGCCCTCGCCGAACGCCTGCTGGGCTTCGCCGCGCGCCACGGCCTCGATGCCGACGGCGGGGTGCTCGACCGGGTCGACCGCGACGGCCGGCCCCTGCACACGACCAAGCGCCTGTGGCCGCAGACCGAGCACCTGAAGGCCCTGGCCGTGCAGCTCCAGCGGGCGCCCGATCCGGCGCGCCGCGCGCGGCTGGCCTCGGCCTTGGAAACCTGCACCAAGCGCTACATCGACCCGACCCACGGCGGCTGGCGCGAGCAGCTGTCGCGGGAGGGGCGGGTGCTATCCCAGGCGCAGAACGCGACCAGCGTCTATCACGTGGTCACTGCGTTCAGCGAGGTGCTCGCGGCCGCTGACTGATCCGATCGGTCAGTCGTGATCGGTCGGGATGCGAGCCACGTCGCATTGGCAGAAGTTGCCTACCAGGCGCACGCGGCCGGTCTCGATCAGGTGATGGACGGCGGCGACGACCTCTTCCTCGCTCGAGGCGGCGTCGGCCACGGCTGCGACCAGGTCCAGCAGTGTCAGGGTCTCGGGTCGGCTCGACTCGAGGCTCTCGAGCTCCACCAGCTTGTGCGCGACCTGTGCCATCCACCCGCTCCTTGCCTTCCCGCTTGCCGCGAGAGCGTTCGTACGCTGGATCACTAAAGCATCGAGCGTGCCAATCCTCGGCTTGAGCAAGCGCGGCCGGAAACCCGCGAAACTGCGGCGGCGCCCTTGCACCGCAGCTCTGAAACCGCGCCGATGAGGACGAGTTCCGTCAGCGGGGTGACGCTGTTCGTCAACGGTTCGTCAACGCTTCGCGGGGTCGAGTCAGCGAATCAGGCTCGACCAGCGGTTGTCACCGGCCCGGAAGATCAGGACTTTGTGCGCGAGCACGAGGGTCACGGTGACGTCACTGAACGACGCGCTCTGGACCAGCTCGCTCGGACCGAGCGGTTCTTCGACGAAGCCCGCCGACAGCGACGAGAAGCCGATCGCCCGGCGCGGAGTCACGATGGCCGCGATGTTCGCGTCGGCGTCGATCTTGCGCGGGTACTCGCGGGGTCCCAGGCCGAGGCTGATCCAGATGCCGGACCTGGGCGAGAAGCCGACCAGCCGGGTCGCCAGCTCCACGATCGCCACGCGGTCCTGGACGTGGATCCCGTCGGGGTCGACCGGCTTCTCGCGGATCTTGTAGCGGAGCTCCGCGAACTGGGCGGAGCGCGACGACAGCGCGAGCAGGCGGTGATTCGTGGCGATCACGCCCACGAAGCCCTGGGTGCGCAGCGCGATCACGTACTCGCCGAGCTCGAGGTCGGTCTCGACCGTCGGGAAGCCCGCGCCGGCCACCCCGATCAGGTGCCGGTCCACCTGCAGCACGTCGACCTGGTCTTCGGGACGGAACGGCAGGTCGGCCCGGGCCACCCCGGCGACGAGCGCCGCGAGCAGCACCGCAGTGGCCGAGAGGCTTCGGATCAGAACTTGTCCTTCAAGGCGCGAACGGCCCCGAGAATCGACACCGGATCGGTGGCCGTTCCCGGCAGGCGTTCCAGGACCGACGCGACCAGCTCCGCGGAGTGGGCGCGCATGAACGGGTTCGTGGCCCGCTCCTCGGCCAGGGTCGAGGGCACGGTCATCTCGGCCTCGCTCGCGCGGTGCCAGTCACTCGCCACCGACGCCCGCGCCGCGCGCACCCGAGCCATGCGCTCGCGCAACGCCGCGCTCTCCGGCTCGAGCGTGAGCGCGAAGCGCAGGTTGTTCTCGGTGTACTCGTGTCCGCAGTACACGCGGGTGTCGTCGGGCAGGCGCGCCAGCTTCACGTTCAGCGCCTCGTGCATCATGGCCGGCGTGCCCTCGAACAGGCGCCCGCAGCCGCCCGCGAACAGGGTGTCTCCGCAGAAGACCGCCCCGGGCAGGACGTAGGCGATGTGACCGCGGGTGTGGGCGGGGATGAAGACCACCTCCGCTTCCAACCGGCCGATCGCGACCCGGTTGCCCTCCTCGAGCCCCGTCGTGAAGCCGGGCAGCCGCGACTTGTCCGAGGCGTGGCCCAGGACCGGGGCGCCGAAGCGCGCCGCCAGCTCCGGGTTCGCGGCGCTGTGGTCGGGGTGATGGTGAGTCGACAGGACCTTCACCACCCGTACGCCCAGCTTGTCGACGCGCGCGACCACCGGCGCGGCCTCGGGCGCGTCGACCACCGCCGCCTCGCCCGTCTGGGAATCGATGATCAGGTAGGTGTAGTTGTCACGCAGGGTCGGGATGCGCTCGACGCGCAATGAGGGGGCGGGCATGGGGTGAGTCTAGCCGAACACCACCTCGAGCTCCGAGCAGACGAGCTTCATGAGACGTTCGGCGACGAGCGCGCGCACCTCGGGCAGGTCGTTCGCCGCCACGTGCAGCTCGACGCGCAGCCCGTCGACGGACACGAGCTCGACGCGCGTGCCCGGCGGCAAGCGCGCGGCGATGCCCCCGAAGAGCGCCGTCTCGACCCGGCGGTACGCTTCGACCGCGTTGCGCGCGCGGTTCGCGCGGCGCACGGAGTCGGCCACCGGAATGCCCGCCACGTCGGCGAGGATCTCCTCGAGCTCCGGCCGGCAGGTCCCGCAGCCCGCACCCGCGCCGAGCGCGGCGAGAGACTCGAGGTCGGCCGCGCGGCGCGCGCGCGCGAGCTCCTCGATCTTCCGACTCGAGAGCCCCATGCAGCGACACGCGAGCCGAGCCACGGGGCGCTTATCGGCGCGGCGGGCTCACTCCACGAACAGGGCGAGTTGCTGGCTGGCTGCCGA
This DNA window, taken from Myxococcota bacterium, encodes the following:
- the gloB gene encoding hydroxyacylglutathione hydrolase yields the protein MPAPSLRVERIPTLRDNYTYLIIDSQTGEAAVVDAPEAAPVVARVDKLGVRVVKVLSTHHHPDHSAANPELAARFGAPVLGHASDKSRLPGFTTGLEEGNRVAIGRLEAEVVFIPAHTRGHIAYVLPGAVFCGDTLFAGGCGRLFEGTPAMMHEALNVKLARLPDDTRVYCGHEYTENNLRFALTLEPESAALRERMARVRAARASVASDWHRASEAEMTVPSTLAEERATNPFMRAHSAELVASVLERLPGTATDPVSILGAVRALKDKF
- a CDS encoding (2Fe-2S)-binding protein, whose amino-acid sequence is MARLACRCMGLSSRKIEELARARRAADLESLAALGAGAGCGTCRPELEEILADVAGIPVADSVRRANRARNAVEAYRRVETALFGGIAARLPPGTRVELVSVDGLRVELHVAANDLPEVRALVAERLMKLVCSELEVVFG